Proteins encoded together in one Pseudomonas arsenicoxydans window:
- the fabF gene encoding beta-ketoacyl-ACP synthase II, which produces MSRRRVVVTGMGMLSPLGTDVPSSWQGILAGRSGIGLIEHTDLSAYSTRFGGSVKGFNVEEYLSVKEARKLDLFIQYGLAAGFQAVRNSGLEVTDANRERIGVAMGSGIGGLTNIEETSRTLHDSGPRRISPFFVPGSIINMISGFLSIHLGAQGPNYAIATACTTGTHCIGMAARNIMYDEADVMIAGGAEMAACGLGMGGFGASRALSTRNDEPTRASRPWDKGRDGFVLSDGAGALVLEELEHAKARGATIYAELIGFGTSGDAYHMTSPPADGAGAARCITNALRDAKINGDQVQYVNAHGTSTSAGDLAEACAIKSVFGDHAYKLAVSSTKSMTGHLLGAAGAVEAIFSVLAINSQVAPPTINLDEPDEGCDLDFVPHTARNMDIDVVLSNSFGFGGTNGSLVFRRFAD; this is translated from the coding sequence GTGTCGCGTAGACGCGTCGTAGTCACCGGTATGGGTATGTTGTCGCCACTGGGCACGGATGTGCCGAGCAGTTGGCAGGGCATTCTGGCTGGCCGTAGTGGCATTGGTCTGATCGAACACACCGACCTTTCTGCCTATTCCACCCGTTTTGGCGGCTCGGTAAAGGGCTTCAATGTCGAGGAATACCTGTCGGTCAAGGAAGCTCGCAAGCTCGACCTGTTCATTCAGTACGGTCTGGCCGCAGGTTTTCAGGCTGTACGCAACTCCGGTCTGGAAGTCACCGACGCCAACCGTGAGCGCATCGGCGTGGCCATGGGTTCAGGTATTGGCGGTCTGACCAATATCGAAGAAACCAGCCGCACGCTGCATGATTCCGGCCCACGACGGATTTCTCCGTTTTTCGTGCCTGGCTCGATCATCAATATGATTTCCGGTTTTCTGTCCATCCACCTGGGTGCACAGGGACCTAACTACGCCATCGCCACAGCCTGTACCACCGGTACGCACTGCATCGGCATGGCGGCACGCAACATCATGTACGACGAAGCCGACGTGATGATTGCCGGCGGCGCCGAGATGGCGGCTTGCGGTCTGGGCATGGGCGGCTTCGGTGCCTCTCGCGCGCTGTCGACCCGCAACGACGAGCCAACCCGTGCCAGCCGTCCATGGGACAAGGGCCGTGACGGCTTCGTGTTGTCCGACGGTGCCGGTGCGCTGGTTCTCGAAGAACTGGAACACGCCAAGGCGCGTGGCGCGACCATCTATGCCGAGCTGATTGGCTTTGGCACCAGTGGCGATGCCTACCACATGACTTCGCCGCCCGCCGATGGCGCCGGTGCCGCGCGTTGCATCACCAATGCCTTGCGCGACGCGAAGATCAATGGCGATCAGGTCCAGTACGTCAACGCCCATGGCACGTCGACTTCGGCCGGCGACCTTGCTGAAGCGTGTGCGATCAAGTCGGTGTTTGGCGATCACGCTTACAAACTGGCCGTCAGTTCGACCAAGTCCATGACCGGTCACTTGCTGGGTGCGGCGGGCGCAGTCGAGGCGATCTTCAGCGTGCTGGCGATCAACAGCCAGGTGGCGCCACCGACCATCAACCTCGATGAGCCGGACGAAGGCTGCGACCTCGATTTCGTACCTCACACCGCGCGTAACATGGACATTGATGTGGTGCTGTCCAACTCCTTCGGTTTTGGCGGTACCAATGGCTCGCTGGTGTTCCGCCGGTTCGCTGACTGA
- a CDS encoding PilZ domain-containing protein, with product MNEAVNPGPRNGILSLTIKDKSVLYAAYMPFIKNGGLFIPTNKSYKLGDEVFMLLNLMDEPEKIPVAGKVAWITPKGAQGNRAAGVGVQFNDGDNTARSRIETHLAGALKSDRPTHTM from the coding sequence ATGAATGAAGCCGTCAATCCGGGGCCGCGCAACGGCATTTTGTCCCTGACCATCAAGGACAAGTCGGTGCTTTATGCGGCGTACATGCCATTCATCAAGAACGGCGGCCTGTTTATCCCGACCAACAAGAGCTACAAGTTGGGCGATGAGGTGTTCATGCTGCTGAACCTGATGGACGAGCCGGAGAAGATTCCGGTGGCCGGTAAAGTTGCCTGGATCACGCCCAAAGGTGCGCAGGGCAACCGGGCTGCTGGTGTCGGCGTGCAGTTCAACGACGGCGACAACACCGCGCGCAGCCGAATCGAAACCCATCTGGCCGGAGCCCTGAAGTCCGACCGTCCCACTCATACGATGTAA
- a CDS encoding TetR/AcrR family transcriptional regulator, translated as MHKEPRKVREFRRREQEILDTALKLFLDQGEDSVTVEMIADAVGIGKGTIYKHFKSKAEIYLRLMLDYERDLNELLHSADVDKDKEALSRAYFEFRMRDPQRYRLFDRLEEKVVKGNQVPEMVEELHKIRASNFERLTLLIKGRISEGKLEDVPPYFHYCASWALVHGAVALYHSPFWSNVLEDQEGFFQFLMDIGVRMGNKRKRDTDTPSS; from the coding sequence ATGCATAAAGAACCTCGTAAGGTCCGTGAGTTTCGTCGCCGCGAGCAAGAAATTCTCGATACCGCGCTCAAGCTGTTCCTCGACCAGGGTGAAGACAGTGTCACCGTCGAGATGATTGCTGATGCCGTCGGTATCGGTAAAGGCACGATCTACAAGCACTTCAAATCCAAGGCCGAGATCTACCTGCGCCTGATGCTCGACTACGAGCGTGATTTGAACGAGCTGTTGCATTCGGCCGATGTCGACAAGGACAAGGAAGCCCTGTCCCGGGCCTACTTCGAATTCCGCATGCGCGACCCGCAACGCTATCGCTTGTTCGATCGCCTGGAAGAGAAGGTGGTCAAGGGCAATCAGGTGCCTGAGATGGTCGAGGAGCTGCACAAGATCCGTGCCTCGAACTTTGAACGCCTGACATTGCTGATCAAGGGCCGGATCAGCGAAGGCAAGCTCGAAGACGTGCCGCCATACTTCCATTACTGCGCGTCCTGGGCGCTGGTGCACGGCGCTGTTGCGCTGTATCACTCGCCGTTCTGGAGCAATGTGCTGGAAGATCAGGAGGGCTTTTTCCAGTTCCTGATGGACATTGGCGTGCGCATGGGCAACAAACGCAAGCGCGATACCGACACCCCAAGCAGCTGA
- a CDS encoding DNA polymerase III subunit delta' has translation MAEAYPWQDGLWQQLAGRKQHAHAYLLHGPAGIGKRALAERLMASLLCQRPTAQDACGECKSCLLLKAGSHPDNYILEPEEADKAIKVDQVRDLVSFVVQTAQMGGRKVVLIEPVESMNINAANALLKSLEEPSGDTVLLLVSHQPSRLLPTIKSRCVQQACPLPNQAMSLAWLAKALPDSSEEERIELLTLAAGSPLGAVKLQTQGVREQRALVVEGVKKLLKQQQSPTQLAEEWKTIPQLLLFDWFCDWSSLILRYQLTQDEEGLGLTDMRKVIQYLAQKSAQEKVLNIQDWILAQRQKVMSKANLNPALLLEALLVQWASLPIQK, from the coding sequence GTGGCTGAAGCCTATCCGTGGCAGGACGGCCTCTGGCAGCAGTTGGCCGGGCGCAAGCAACATGCTCATGCCTATCTGCTGCATGGCCCGGCCGGGATCGGCAAGCGGGCGCTGGCCGAACGGTTGATGGCCAGCCTGCTGTGCCAGCGCCCGACTGCTCAGGATGCGTGCGGTGAATGCAAATCGTGCCTGCTGCTCAAGGCCGGCAGTCATCCCGACAATTACATCCTGGAACCGGAAGAGGCCGACAAGGCGATCAAGGTCGATCAGGTGCGTGATCTGGTCAGCTTCGTGGTGCAGACCGCACAAATGGGCGGGCGCAAGGTGGTGTTGATCGAGCCGGTCGAGTCGATGAACATCAACGCCGCGAACGCCTTGCTCAAAAGCCTTGAAGAACCGTCCGGCGACACCGTTTTGCTGTTGGTCAGTCACCAGCCCAGCCGGTTGTTGCCAACCATCAAGAGTCGCTGTGTGCAGCAGGCCTGCCCGCTGCCGAATCAAGCGATGAGTCTGGCCTGGCTGGCCAAGGCCCTGCCGGACAGCTCGGAAGAAGAACGCATTGAACTGCTGACGCTGGCCGCCGGTTCGCCGCTGGGCGCGGTCAAATTGCAAACCCAGGGCGTGCGCGAACAGCGGGCGTTGGTGGTCGAAGGGGTGAAGAAGTTGCTCAAGCAGCAACAGTCGCCGACGCAGTTGGCCGAAGAGTGGAAAACCATTCCGCAGTTGCTGCTGTTCGACTGGTTCTGCGATTGGTCGAGCCTGATCCTGCGCTATCAGTTGACCCAGGATGAAGAAGGCCTTGGGTTGACCGACATGCGCAAGGTCATTCAATACCTGGCGCAGAAGTCGGCCCAGGAGAAAGTCTTGAATATCCAGGACTGGATCCTTGCCCAGCGTCAGAAGGTCATGAGCAAAGCCAACCTCAATCCAGCGTTGCTGCTGGAAGCGCTGCTGGTGCAATGGGCATCCTTGCCTATCCAGAAGTGA
- the pabC gene encoding aminodeoxychorismate lyase, whose protein sequence is MDSWVDGQPADALSLKDRGLAYGDGLFETIAVKGGQPLLLDRHLSRLADGCSRLAITADHALIRSELLAYAKALGEGVLKLILTRGDGLRGYAPDPSAQARRILQGNPPAAYPAGHGEQGVRLFPCATRLSRQPLLAGLKHLNRLEQVIARAEWQDTDHAEGLMLDQSGRVIEGVFSNLFLVREGVLITADLKRCGVAGVMRAELLFQAKSLGIPTQITDISLDQLQWADEVFVCNSVYGVWPVCAFAALSWPVGPLTRKLQTIARALLDA, encoded by the coding sequence ATGGACAGCTGGGTCGACGGTCAGCCGGCTGACGCTTTGTCGCTGAAGGATCGCGGCCTGGCTTACGGCGATGGTCTGTTCGAGACGATCGCAGTCAAGGGCGGGCAGCCGTTGTTGCTGGACCGGCATCTGTCGCGTCTGGCCGATGGCTGTTCGCGCCTGGCAATCACTGCCGATCACGCACTCATCCGCAGCGAGCTGCTGGCCTACGCCAAAGCGCTGGGTGAAGGCGTGCTCAAGCTGATCCTTACGCGCGGTGACGGTCTGCGTGGGTATGCCCCCGATCCCTCGGCTCAGGCCCGACGCATTCTGCAAGGCAATCCTCCCGCGGCTTATCCTGCCGGGCATGGCGAGCAGGGGGTTCGCCTGTTCCCCTGCGCGACACGGCTGTCCCGGCAGCCGCTGCTTGCAGGACTCAAACACCTGAACCGTCTTGAGCAAGTGATTGCCCGCGCTGAATGGCAAGATACGGATCACGCTGAAGGATTGATGCTCGATCAGTCCGGTCGGGTGATCGAAGGCGTGTTCAGTAATCTGTTCCTGGTGCGCGAAGGTGTGTTGATAACGGCCGATTTGAAACGCTGCGGCGTAGCCGGCGTAATGCGTGCCGAATTATTGTTTCAAGCCAAATCACTGGGGATCCCCACCCAAATCACTGACATCAGCCTCGATCAGCTGCAATGGGCTGACGAAGTCTTTGTCTGCAATAGCGTGTATGGCGTTTGGCCGGTGTGCGCCTTTGCAGCTCTGAGCTGGCCGGTTGGGCCGCTCACCCGTAAACTCCAAACCATTGCCCGCGCGCTACTGGATGCTTGA
- the fabG gene encoding 3-oxoacyl-ACP reductase FabG: MSLQGKVALVTGASRGIGQAIALELGRQGAIVVGTATSASGAERIAATLKENGIQGTGMELNVTSDESVAAVLASISAQFGAPAILVNNAGITRDNLMMRMKDDEWHDVVDTNLNSLFRLSKGVLRGMTKARWGRIISIGSVVGAMGNAGQVNYAAAKAGLEGFSRALAREVGSRSITVNSVAPGFIDTDMTRELPEAQREALQTQIPLGRLGQAQEIASVVAFLASDGAAYVTGATIPVNGGMYMS, encoded by the coding sequence ATGAGTCTGCAAGGTAAAGTTGCACTGGTCACCGGTGCAAGTCGCGGTATCGGCCAGGCCATTGCCCTGGAGTTGGGTCGTCAGGGCGCCATCGTTGTGGGCACCGCGACTTCCGCTTCTGGTGCCGAGCGTATTGCCGCCACCCTGAAAGAAAATGGTATTCAAGGCACTGGCATGGAACTCAATGTCACCAGCGACGAATCCGTTGCGGCGGTGCTGGCGAGCATTTCTGCGCAGTTCGGTGCGCCGGCGATCCTGGTCAATAATGCCGGTATCACCCGCGATAATCTGATGATGCGCATGAAAGATGACGAATGGCATGACGTCGTCGATACCAACCTGAACAGTCTGTTCCGCCTGTCCAAGGGCGTTTTGCGCGGTATGACCAAAGCCCGTTGGGGACGAATTATCAGTATTGGTTCGGTTGTGGGTGCCATGGGCAACGCAGGCCAAGTAAACTACGCAGCCGCCAAGGCCGGTCTGGAAGGTTTCAGCCGTGCACTGGCGCGTGAAGTCGGTTCGCGTTCGATTACGGTAAACTCGGTGGCCCCAGGGTTCATCGACACCGATATGACCCGTGAACTGCCTGAGGCGCAGCGTGAAGCCTTGCAGACGCAGATTCCGCTGGGTCGTCTGGGACAAGCTCAAGAGATCGCGTCTGTGGTCGCTTTTCTTGCATCCGACGGTGCGGCTTACGTTACTGGGGCTACAATCCCGGTGAACGGCGGGATGTACATGAGTTAA
- a CDS encoding DUF4823 domain-containing protein, giving the protein MRSLVLLLAVLALGGCMNVSDMAEGTRYHMSDAGLLDHSDNHRANNLRIQPDSFIYIAQGAFAPPGSAYPRPNVVAEEAFNGFIEYFPMVRRARAPEGLDQAMGEARAAGAHYLLYTRFAKADDRIGNSDEWLDQEYVDRLGIDSGVIQIMLIETSTQYLIDTARIKSRGGLLTFHDNKPEDLIGPPLAQYARSLIGLSDQ; this is encoded by the coding sequence ATGCGTAGCCTGGTTTTGCTGCTGGCCGTTTTGGCGCTTGGTGGCTGCATGAATGTCAGCGATATGGCTGAAGGGACTCGCTACCACATGAGCGATGCGGGGCTGCTGGATCACAGCGACAATCACCGGGCCAATAACCTGCGCATTCAGCCGGATTCGTTCATCTACATCGCCCAGGGCGCTTTTGCGCCGCCAGGCAGTGCCTACCCACGGCCCAACGTGGTCGCTGAAGAAGCCTTCAATGGCTTTATCGAATACTTCCCGATGGTGCGCCGTGCCCGTGCCCCCGAAGGGCTGGACCAGGCCATGGGCGAAGCCCGTGCCGCCGGTGCCCATTATCTGCTCTACACCCGATTCGCCAAGGCCGACGACCGGATCGGCAACTCGGATGAGTGGCTCGATCAGGAATACGTGGATCGCCTGGGCATCGACAGCGGGGTGATTCAGATCATGTTGATCGAGACCAGCACCCAGTATTTGATTGATACTGCACGCATCAAGAGTCGTGGCGGTTTACTGACGTTCCACGACAACAAGCCAGAAGATCTGATTGGTCCGCCGCTAGCGCAATACGCGCGCAGCCTGATCGGGCTCAGCGACCAATAA
- the tmk gene encoding dTMP kinase — protein sequence MTGLFITLEGPEGAGKSTNREYLAECLRAAGIEVVLTREPGGTPLAERIREVLLAPVDEVMNPDTELLLVFAARAQHLAEVIRPALARGAVVLCDRFTDSTYAYQGGGRGLSLARIATLETFVQGDLRPDLTLIFDLPVEVGLARASARGRLDRFELEGRAFFDAVRSAFLTRAEADPSRYVLIDAAQPLTQVQRSLDALLPRLLELARG from the coding sequence GTGACTGGCTTGTTTATTACCCTGGAAGGCCCGGAAGGCGCCGGCAAGAGCACCAATCGCGAATACCTGGCCGAGTGCCTGCGCGCTGCCGGTATCGAGGTTGTGCTGACTCGCGAGCCCGGTGGCACGCCTTTGGCCGAGCGGATCCGCGAGGTGTTGTTGGCGCCAGTCGATGAAGTCATGAACCCGGACACCGAGTTGTTGCTGGTGTTTGCCGCGCGAGCCCAGCACCTGGCCGAAGTGATCCGCCCGGCGCTGGCGCGGGGTGCGGTTGTTTTGTGTGATCGATTTACCGATTCGACTTATGCCTATCAGGGAGGCGGTCGCGGCTTGTCGCTGGCGCGCATCGCGACCCTGGAAACCTTTGTCCAGGGCGATTTGCGTCCGGACCTGACACTGATCTTCGATCTGCCGGTGGAAGTAGGACTGGCCCGCGCCAGCGCACGCGGCCGGCTGGATCGCTTCGAGCTTGAAGGGCGTGCCTTTTTCGATGCCGTGCGCAGCGCGTTCCTGACGCGTGCCGAAGCGGATCCTTCGCGTTATGTCTTGATCGATGCTGCTCAGCCGCTGACACAGGTCCAGCGCTCTCTGGACGCTTTGCTACCACGTCTGCTGGAGCTGGCCCGTGGCTGA
- the fabD gene encoding ACP S-malonyltransferase: MSASLAFVFPGQGSQSLGMLAELGAQHPIVLETFKEASDALGYDLWALTQQGPEEQLNQTDKTQPAILTASIALWRLWLAEGGARPAYVAGHSLGEYSALVAAGSLSLGDAVKLVERRGQLMQEAVPAGQGGMAAILGLDDADVLAACAEAAQGEVVSAVNFNSPGQVVIAGAKAAVERAIEGCKARGAKRAMPLPVSVPSHCELMRPAAERFAESIAAIDWQAPQIPVVQNVSASVPADLETLKRDLLEQLYKPVRWVESVQALAAKGATQLVECGPGKVLAGLNKRCAEGVSTSNLNTPDAFAAARAALA, translated from the coding sequence ATGTCTGCTTCCCTCGCATTCGTCTTTCCAGGACAGGGTTCGCAGTCCCTCGGCATGCTGGCCGAGTTGGGCGCGCAACATCCGATTGTCCTCGAAACATTCAAAGAAGCTTCCGATGCTCTGGGTTACGACCTGTGGGCACTGACCCAGCAAGGGCCGGAAGAGCAACTCAATCAAACCGATAAAACCCAACCGGCCATTCTGACCGCCTCGATCGCCTTGTGGCGTCTGTGGCTGGCTGAAGGCGGCGCGCGTCCGGCTTACGTAGCCGGTCACAGCCTGGGCGAGTACAGCGCACTGGTTGCCGCGGGTAGCCTGAGTCTGGGTGACGCCGTCAAGCTGGTTGAGCGCCGTGGTCAACTGATGCAGGAAGCCGTTCCGGCCGGGCAGGGCGGCATGGCCGCTATCCTCGGTCTGGACGATGCTGATGTGCTGGCCGCCTGTGCTGAAGCGGCACAAGGCGAAGTGGTCAGTGCGGTGAACTTCAACTCCCCTGGCCAAGTGGTTATCGCTGGCGCCAAGGCAGCTGTCGAGCGCGCCATTGAAGGCTGCAAGGCCCGTGGCGCCAAGCGCGCCATGCCATTGCCGGTGAGCGTGCCATCGCATTGCGAGTTGATGCGTCCGGCAGCCGAACGCTTCGCCGAGTCGATCGCTGCGATTGACTGGCAGGCGCCGCAGATCCCTGTGGTACAGAACGTCAGCGCCAGCGTGCCGGCCGATCTGGAAACCCTCAAGCGCGATCTGCTCGAGCAGCTCTACAAGCCTGTGCGCTGGGTCGAATCGGTCCAGGCACTGGCTGCCAAGGGCGCGACCCAACTGGTCGAATGCGGTCCTGGCAAAGTGCTGGCTGGCCTGAACAAACGTTGCGCCGAAGGCGTGTCGACATCCAATCTTAATACCCCAGACGCTTTCGCTGCCGCCCGTGCAGCGCTGGCCTGA
- a CDS encoding GTP 3',8-cyclase MoaA, with product MIVDRQGRRFRNLRISLTSACNYACTYCVPNGKRLVAAQDELSAEAMARGVAYLIEAAGIERLRITGGEPLVSPKLEAFMTAVGKMGLEDISLTTNGQLLAKKLPLLVDAGIRRINVSLDTLDASAFRSIARGGDLATVLDGMDQAKAAGLKIKVNMVPLRGQNLDQVMPLLDYCLEQGYELRFIELMRMGHLASDNNAFLQQFVSLQQLLSLIGERYEYLQADAPVDATAVRYEIPGLGHFGVIANESVPFCRTCSRLRLSSTGWLHGCLSSSNRHYVGDLLDKPRHQALPALQRLLVKALGDKQEVAFSGGATIMKIIGG from the coding sequence ATGATCGTTGACCGTCAAGGCAGGCGTTTTCGCAATTTGCGGATCAGTCTGACTTCAGCCTGCAATTACGCGTGTACCTACTGCGTGCCCAACGGCAAGCGTCTGGTGGCTGCGCAGGATGAATTGTCGGCCGAGGCCATGGCGCGCGGCGTGGCATACCTGATCGAAGCCGCCGGCATCGAGCGTTTGCGCATCACCGGCGGCGAGCCGCTGGTCAGTCCAAAGCTCGAAGCCTTCATGACGGCTGTCGGCAAAATGGGCCTGGAAGACATCAGCCTGACCACCAATGGTCAGCTGCTGGCGAAAAAGCTGCCCTTGCTGGTAGACGCCGGCATCCGCCGCATCAACGTTTCACTCGATACCCTGGATGCCAGTGCTTTTCGCAGCATTGCCCGTGGCGGCGATCTGGCGACGGTGCTCGACGGTATGGATCAGGCCAAGGCCGCCGGCCTGAAGATCAAGGTCAACATGGTGCCGTTGCGTGGCCAAAACCTCGATCAGGTCATGCCGTTGCTCGATTACTGTCTCGAGCAGGGCTATGAGCTGCGCTTCATCGAACTGATGCGCATGGGTCACCTGGCCAGCGATAACAACGCCTTCCTGCAACAGTTCGTCAGCCTTCAGCAATTGCTGAGCCTGATTGGCGAGCGCTACGAATACCTGCAAGCCGACGCCCCCGTGGACGCCACTGCCGTGCGTTACGAAATTCCAGGGCTTGGGCACTTCGGCGTCATCGCCAACGAAAGCGTTCCCTTCTGCCGCACCTGCTCACGGCTGCGCCTGTCGTCCACCGGCTGGTTGCACGGTTGCCTGTCGTCGAGCAACCGTCACTATGTCGGAGACCTGCTGGACAAGCCGCGTCATCAGGCATTGCCGGCCTTGCAGCGTCTTCTGGTCAAAGCCTTGGGCGACAAACAGGAAGTGGCGTTCTCCGGCGGCGCGACCATCATGAAGATCATTGGCGGCTGA
- a CDS encoding TatD family hydrolase, producing the protein MLVDSHCHLDRLDLAAHDGSLDAALDAARERGVGHFLCIGVSVDNAADVKALAERYDDVDCSVGVHPLDVQPGAAPALDWLLRELNHPRVVAIGETGLDYHYEPEAAELQQESFRLHLQAARQTGKPVIIHTRGARADTLNLLREAALPQAGVLHCFTEDWDMAKAALDMGYYISLSGIVTFRNADALRDVASKVPADRLLVETDSPYLAPIPHRGKPNLPQYVREVAEFLAMLRGESYERFAAQTTENFKRLFPLAHVKG; encoded by the coding sequence ATGCTCGTAGATTCCCATTGTCACCTCGATCGTCTTGACCTTGCCGCCCACGACGGCTCACTCGATGCTGCGCTTGATGCGGCCCGGGAACGCGGGGTTGGTCACTTTCTGTGTATCGGTGTCAGCGTCGACAACGCCGCAGACGTCAAAGCCTTGGCTGAACGTTATGACGATGTCGATTGTTCAGTGGGCGTGCATCCGCTGGATGTGCAGCCGGGTGCCGCGCCCGCGCTTGACTGGCTATTGCGCGAACTCAATCACCCGCGTGTGGTGGCGATTGGTGAAACCGGTCTGGATTATCACTACGAGCCGGAAGCGGCAGAGTTGCAGCAGGAGTCTTTCCGTCTGCATCTACAGGCGGCCCGGCAAACCGGCAAGCCCGTGATCATCCACACCCGTGGTGCCCGCGCCGACACGCTGAACCTTCTGCGCGAGGCCGCGTTGCCTCAGGCGGGTGTGCTGCATTGCTTCACGGAAGATTGGGACATGGCCAAAGCAGCGTTGGACATGGGCTATTACATTTCCTTGTCCGGCATTGTCACTTTTCGCAATGCCGATGCGCTGCGCGACGTCGCCAGCAAGGTGCCGGCTGATCGATTATTGGTGGAAACCGACTCGCCGTATCTCGCGCCGATCCCTCATCGCGGCAAGCCGAACCTGCCGCAGTACGTTCGCGAGGTAGCGGAATTTCTGGCAATGTTGCGAGGAGAGTCCTACGAGCGATTTGCCGCGCAAACCACTGAAAACTTTAAGCGGCTGTTTCCGCTGGCGCATGTGAAAGGTTAA
- the acpP gene encoding acyl carrier protein: MSTIEERVKKIVAEQLGVKEEEVVNTASFVEDLGADSLDTVELVMALEEEFETEIPDEEAEKITTVQAAIDYVTNHQA, translated from the coding sequence ATGAGCACCATCGAAGAGCGCGTCAAGAAAATCGTTGCCGAGCAACTGGGCGTTAAAGAAGAAGAAGTGGTCAACACTGCTTCCTTCGTTGAAGACCTGGGTGCTGACTCCCTTGACACCGTTGAGCTGGTGATGGCTCTGGAAGAGGAATTCGAGACCGAAATCCCTGACGAAGAAGCTGAGAAGATCACTACAGTACAAGCCGCAATCGATTACGTTACAAACCACCAGGCTTAA
- the mltG gene encoding endolytic transglycosylase MltG has product MRRKLLLLLETGLVLAGLCLGAAAWKIHSALEQPLNISQEQLLDVPKGTTPTRTFYRLEADGIIKDAFWLRVYWRFNLTRQPLHKGEYRMQPGMTVEGLIDEWKRGDIVQYSLTLVEGWNFHQVRAALANNEKLEQTLNGLSDSEVMDKLGHAGIFPEGRFFPDTYRFVRGMSDVELLKKAYDRLDEVLAKEWEQRAVDVPYTEPYQALIMASLVEKETGVPQERGQIAGVFVRRMAMGMLLQTDPTVIYGLGERYSGKLTRAHLKEPTPYNTYMISGLPPTPIAMVGREAIHAALNPVAGNSLYFVARGDGSHVFSDDLEAHNNAVREFQLKRRADYRSSPAPVSAPETSSGDTPNTGAPDSEAPIPAASPNPDPEALPQVAPQEAQKEPAAVPAPEPAPVPDAAAPQNPQ; this is encoded by the coding sequence GTGAGACGTAAACTCTTGCTGCTGCTGGAAACCGGATTGGTTCTGGCGGGACTGTGTCTGGGCGCTGCCGCCTGGAAAATCCATTCGGCGCTGGAACAGCCGCTGAACATTTCCCAGGAGCAGTTGCTGGATGTGCCCAAGGGCACGACGCCGACCCGCACTTTCTATCGACTCGAAGCCGATGGCATCATCAAGGATGCTTTCTGGTTGCGCGTGTATTGGCGGTTCAATCTGACCCGGCAGCCTTTGCATAAGGGCGAGTACCGCATGCAGCCTGGGATGACCGTCGAAGGGTTGATCGATGAGTGGAAGCGCGGTGACATCGTGCAGTACAGCCTGACACTGGTTGAAGGCTGGAATTTCCATCAGGTCCGTGCAGCCCTCGCCAACAATGAAAAACTCGAGCAGACCCTGAACGGTTTGAGCGATAGCGAAGTGATGGACAAGCTCGGTCACGCCGGGATTTTTCCGGAGGGACGTTTCTTCCCTGACACTTACCGCTTCGTGCGCGGGATGAGCGACGTCGAGCTGCTGAAAAAAGCCTACGATCGTCTCGACGAAGTCCTTGCCAAGGAGTGGGAGCAGCGCGCCGTTGATGTGCCGTACACCGAACCCTATCAAGCGCTGATCATGGCCTCGTTGGTGGAAAAGGAAACCGGTGTGCCGCAAGAACGCGGGCAGATCGCCGGTGTGTTCGTGCGGCGTATGGCGATGGGCATGTTGCTGCAGACCGATCCGACGGTGATCTACGGCCTCGGTGAACGCTACAGTGGCAAGCTGACTCGCGCGCACCTCAAGGAGCCGACGCCTTATAACACCTACATGATTTCAGGCCTGCCGCCGACGCCGATTGCGATGGTCGGCCGCGAGGCGATCCATGCGGCATTGAACCCGGTGGCCGGCAACAGTCTGTATTTTGTTGCGCGCGGCGATGGCAGCCATGTGTTCTCCGATGATCTGGAGGCCCATAACAATGCGGTGCGCGAGTTCCAGCTCAAGCGTCGTGCCGATTATCGCTCCAGTCCGGCACCGGTCTCGGCGCCCGAAACGTCGAGTGGTGATACCCCGAATACTGGAGCCCCGGACTCGGAGGCGCCGATTCCGGCTGCGTCTCCCAATCCCGATCCCGAAGCTTTGCCGCAAGTAGCGCCACAAGAGGCGCAGAAAGAACCCGCTGCCGTACCCGCTCCGGAGCCTGCGCCTGTGCCGGATGCCGCGGCGCCGCAAAACCCGCAATGA